A stretch of the Methanomicrobia archaeon genome encodes the following:
- a CDS encoding VUT family protein, which translates to MAEKKLTWKAVTRKMREREPLLQLDKTQAIIILCGFYLFFSFAGNVAATKVTYFGPLVMDAGFIYALTFTWRDLIHKQLGTKAAITTIWVAAAINLIAALYFQLVVILPAEPSWAEAGGQAAWQFLFGIIDTAEGGAWWQALFSLQLRIVLGSIITMVIAELIDTYVYHLWTTGIGRNRPQWSRVFVSNSISIPVDSILFPLIAFSGIISTTAMTEMFYTNITVKAIVTLLAFWTIYLVPEKPIYREDE; encoded by the coding sequence ATGGCTGAAAAGAAGTTAACGTGGAAAGCGGTAACCAGAAAAATGCGAGAACGGGAGCCGCTGTTACAATTAGACAAGACGCAGGCGATCATCATACTCTGCGGGTTCTACCTGTTCTTCTCCTTTGCCGGCAACGTCGCGGCCACGAAGGTCACCTATTTCGGCCCGCTCGTGATGGATGCGGGGTTCATCTATGCCCTTACGTTCACCTGGCGAGACCTGATCCACAAGCAGCTCGGCACGAAGGCTGCCATCACCACCATATGGGTGGCTGCGGCGATCAATCTCATTGCCGCGCTCTATTTCCAGCTCGTTGTGATACTGCCCGCAGAGCCCAGTTGGGCCGAAGCCGGCGGGCAAGCAGCCTGGCAGTTCCTCTTCGGCATCATCGACACCGCAGAAGGTGGTGCCTGGTGGCAGGCTTTATTCTCGCTCCAGCTCAGGATCGTGCTCGGCTCTATCATCACCATGGTCATCGCCGAGCTCATCGACACGTACGTCTATCACCTATGGACCACGGGCATCGGCAGGAATCGGCCGCAGTGGAGCAGGGTCTTCGTCTCCAATTCCATCTCCATTCCCGTTGACAGCATACTCTTCCCTCTGATCGCCTTCTCGGGCATCATCAGCACAACGGCCATGACTGAGATGTTCTATACCAATATCACGGTCAAAGCGATTGTAACGCTGCTGGCCTTCTGGACGATCTACCTCGTACCGGAGAAGCCGATTTATCGGGAGGATGAGTGA
- a CDS encoding DUF488 domain-containing protein, whose product MKEFLHVLRAYQIEVIVDVRRFPTSRYRHFTRDRLKECLEQHGIEYYHVGRLGGYRKGGYRKYMESPEFERGLACVEELAASKRVALMCAELLFFRCHRRFIADALTQRGHTVIHIVDDKKSYEHRGLTETTADRKLDEFLGKE is encoded by the coding sequence ATGAAGGAGTTTTTGCACGTGCTCAGAGCGTACCAGATCGAGGTTATCGTGGACGTCAGACGGTTCCCGACGTCCCGCTACCGGCACTTCACACGCGATCGCCTCAAAGAATGCCTGGAGCAGCACGGTATTGAATACTATCATGTAGGACGGCTCGGCGGCTACCGGAAAGGCGGCTATCGCAAGTACATGGAATCGCCGGAATTCGAGCGAGGGTTGGCGTGCGTGGAAGAGCTTGCCGCGTCAAAGCGGGTGGCATTGATGTGCGCGGAGCTGCTCTTCTTCCGGTGCCACCGGCGGTTTATCGCCGATGCGCTTACACAGCGCGGGCACACTGTAATTCACATCGTCGACGACAAGAAGAGCTACGAGCACAGAGGGCTGACAGAAACAACTGCGGATAGAAAGCTGGATGAGTTTTTGGGGAAGGAATAG
- a CDS encoding OFA family MFS transporter has protein sequence MRSDDKNGNRWIILVGALMLQLCLGAVYAWSVFAAELKKEVALGGFGWSVTETQIVFSAALATFALVMVVAGKWQDRLGPRKVALAGALVLGLGYILASFNPGNFPWVVLSLGIIAGAGIGIGYVCPIAAIGKWFPDKLGLATGIAVAGFGAGAFFISVLSGKGIDMPGLTVDLIQLLENYGLGGTLLIWGVVFLAVGGVGALLLRNPPLGWKPAGWAPPSKSSSATVREDWQRSDMMKTRQFWMLLAMFIFAAAAGLMTIGILKLYGIDSGLTAAAAGTAVGILALFNGAGRIFWGWASDKIGRTIAMCVMFFLQAGMMFALIFLGLGSTVEGLTLAAAWIGLMFGGNFALFPAATREFFGIQNYGGNYAMVFLGYGVAGILGPIVAGQAKDILGSYDVAFIICGVLCILAAALAFITRAPHHSI, from the coding sequence ATGAGATCAGACGATAAGAATGGTAACAGATGGATAATATTGGTTGGAGCGCTCATGCTTCAATTGTGTCTCGGTGCTGTCTACGCCTGGAGTGTGTTCGCCGCCGAGCTGAAGAAGGAAGTAGCGCTTGGCGGGTTTGGGTGGAGCGTAACCGAAACGCAGATTGTTTTCTCAGCAGCACTCGCGACCTTTGCACTCGTCATGGTCGTGGCCGGTAAATGGCAGGATAGGCTCGGGCCTCGAAAGGTAGCACTCGCCGGCGCGCTCGTCCTCGGACTCGGGTACATACTCGCGAGCTTCAATCCGGGCAATTTCCCCTGGGTAGTACTATCGCTGGGGATCATTGCAGGAGCTGGAATCGGTATAGGGTATGTCTGCCCGATTGCGGCTATTGGCAAGTGGTTCCCGGACAAGCTCGGACTGGCAACGGGCATAGCGGTCGCGGGTTTTGGCGCGGGTGCGTTCTTCATATCAGTTTTATCGGGAAAGGGTATAGACATGCCTGGATTAACGGTGGATCTCATCCAATTACTTGAGAACTATGGACTTGGTGGCACACTCCTGATCTGGGGTGTTGTCTTCCTCGCGGTCGGCGGTGTGGGTGCTTTGCTTTTGAGAAACCCGCCGCTTGGCTGGAAGCCAGCTGGTTGGGCGCCACCCTCGAAATCGAGTAGTGCTACCGTGCGGGAGGACTGGCAGCGATCCGATATGATGAAAACGCGACAGTTCTGGATGCTGCTTGCCATGTTCATCTTCGCGGCAGCGGCAGGGCTTATGACCATTGGCATCTTGAAATTGTACGGTATTGATTCTGGTCTCACGGCTGCTGCGGCAGGCACTGCAGTTGGTATCCTCGCGTTATTCAACGGTGCAGGTCGAATCTTCTGGGGCTGGGCTTCGGACAAGATCGGACGAACGATAGCGATGTGCGTCATGTTCTTCCTGCAGGCAGGCATGATGTTCGCGCTCATTTTTCTGGGGCTCGGGTCAACGGTGGAAGGGCTGACCTTAGCCGCGGCCTGGATCGGGTTAATGTTCGGTGGTAATTTCGCCTTATTCCCTGCGGCAACACGGGAGTTCTTTGGTATACAGAACTATGGCGGCAACTATGCCATGGTCTTTTTAGGCTATGGTGTCGCAGGTATTCTAGGCCCGATCGTGGCAGGTCAAGCGAAGGATATCCTGGGCAGCTATGACGTCGCATTCATCATCTGCGGGGTATTGTGTATCCTGGCCGCGGCATTGGCGTTCATAACGAGGGCGCCACACCACTCGATCTAG
- the ald gene encoding alanine dehydrogenase — MIIGIPKETKIGENRVAATPSGVDMLVEAGHRVLVENGAGNGSGFRDGEYQAAGAELVPNAADAWSAELVIKIKEPIEPEFNFLHADLLLFTYLHLASPGLEKLTRALMDKGVTALAYETVQLPDGALPLLEPMSEVSGRMAMQIAAHYLEKKHGGRGILISGVPGVSPGNVVIIGAGTVGWNATLVALGMGANVTVINRGITRLRHLVETLGTAHAGSLTTVTLSSHSLEEALQDADVVVGAVLSPGERAPILVSREMIRTMKPGSVIVDIDIDQGGIFETARPTTHEDPVYVEEGVIHYCVTNIPGAVPRTSTIALTNATLPYALDLANLGFIEVVKSDPALAKGVNVYNGQITNKRVAEAHGLAYRPLNKLI, encoded by the coding sequence ATGATCATTGGAATACCGAAGGAGACCAAAATAGGAGAGAATCGGGTGGCAGCCACTCCGTCAGGTGTGGATATGCTGGTTGAGGCAGGGCACAGGGTCCTGGTTGAGAACGGCGCTGGGAACGGCAGTGGCTTCCGTGACGGGGAGTATCAAGCTGCCGGGGCGGAGCTGGTACCGAATGCGGCCGATGCATGGAGTGCCGAGCTGGTGATCAAGATAAAGGAGCCCATCGAGCCCGAGTTTAACTTTTTGCATGCTGATTTGTTGCTTTTTACCTACCTTCATCTCGCCAGCCCAGGGTTAGAGAAGCTCACACGCGCGCTCATGGACAAAGGAGTAACTGCTCTTGCGTACGAGACGGTTCAGTTGCCGGATGGGGCGCTTCCACTGCTCGAGCCGATGAGCGAGGTTTCGGGCAGGATGGCAATGCAGATCGCCGCGCACTATCTCGAGAAGAAGCACGGCGGGCGAGGGATTTTGATCAGCGGCGTCCCGGGCGTTAGTCCGGGCAATGTGGTGATCATCGGCGCTGGCACGGTTGGCTGGAATGCTACGCTGGTCGCACTCGGCATGGGCGCCAATGTGACCGTTATCAACCGCGGTATCACGAGGCTGCGCCATCTCGTCGAGACGCTGGGAACCGCACATGCAGGAAGCCTCACTACGGTTACGTTAAGCTCGCATAGTCTTGAAGAAGCTCTACAGGACGCAGACGTCGTGGTTGGTGCGGTGCTTAGCCCAGGTGAACGGGCTCCAATCCTGGTGAGTCGAGAGATGATCAGGACTATGAAGCCAGGCAGCGTGATCGTGGATATCGACATCGATCAAGGCGGCATCTTCGAGACCGCTCGCCCAACCACCCATGAGGACCCAGTCTACGTCGAAGAGGGAGTCATCCACTATTGTGTTACCAATATACCGGGAGCAGTACCACGCACTTCAACAATAGCCTTAACGAACGCGACCTTGCCTTACGCATTAGACCTGGCCAATCTCGGCTTTATCGAGGTGGTGAAGAGCGATCCTGCGCTGGCTAAGGGTGTGAACGTTTATAACGGTCAGATAACGAACAAGAGAGTAGCTGAGGCACATGGGCTCGCCTATAGGCCGCTGAATAAGCTAATTTAG
- a CDS encoding ATP-dependent DNA ligase, whose protein sequence is MLLSELTAVYEAVRGTPKNLEKIALVAGLLEKTPSELLPHVCYMLRGRLFPDYSAQELRLGWSSIWDAIRSVTHVSEEDLKAAYNLFGDLGSAVELIFKENPKISVALVTEPLTVEDCYNALAKIAMLSGKDSSRRKRAILRGLLNQSSPEEAKFIVKTITGEMRYGFKQGLLEEAIAQTFSVDVETLRKAYMVRSDIGEVAQLAKEQPETLKELSIVLGRPLRPMLAETADNLEECFKRFDKALFEYKYDGARLSIHKNHEVVNIFTREADEVSASLPEIVAEIRKIPHSFIVDCEIIPFEHSPKAFQELIKRLRRKYRVDEFARKIPVKLYVFDLLYLDGEALIDTPLLERRTLLKTVIPPTERIEIATCMLTKSSAEARIMFQEALDKGFEGLMIKNPDSRYTPGKRGNEWLKLKPEAETLDLVVVAVEYGHGKRAHQLSDYTFATRDRDGTLTPIAKAFGGLKDAEIEDMTAYFKGIAREQQGRTFTVEPKVVVELKFDEIQKSSLYEIGYALRFPRIKRIRWDLSVDEIDTIETVEKIFGRQKRSA, encoded by the coding sequence ATGCTGCTCAGCGAACTTACAGCGGTCTATGAAGCGGTTCGGGGCACGCCGAAGAATCTGGAGAAGATCGCGCTTGTTGCAGGGTTATTGGAAAAGACTCCTTCAGAGCTGTTACCCCACGTCTGTTACATGCTCCGGGGCCGGCTATTCCCGGATTATTCGGCGCAGGAACTCAGGCTCGGGTGGTCGAGCATCTGGGATGCGATTCGATCGGTGACCCACGTATCCGAGGAGGATTTAAAAGCCGCTTACAACCTGTTCGGCGATCTCGGCTCCGCAGTTGAATTGATCTTCAAGGAGAACCCGAAGATTTCAGTAGCGTTAGTTACGGAGCCGCTCACGGTTGAGGACTGCTACAACGCGCTGGCTAAGATCGCCATGCTCAGCGGTAAGGATTCCTCGCGTCGTAAGCGAGCAATTTTGAGGGGGTTACTGAATCAGAGCTCGCCTGAGGAGGCGAAGTTCATCGTGAAGACCATCACCGGTGAGATGCGTTACGGCTTCAAGCAGGGCTTATTGGAGGAAGCGATCGCACAGACATTTTCAGTAGATGTGGAAACGCTCCGAAAGGCGTACATGGTTCGATCGGATATCGGCGAGGTAGCACAGCTCGCAAAAGAGCAGCCGGAGACCTTAAAGGAACTTTCAATTGTACTCGGCCGACCCTTACGACCGATGCTCGCGGAAACTGCGGACAATCTGGAAGAATGCTTCAAGCGCTTCGATAAAGCGCTCTTCGAATACAAATACGATGGCGCACGGCTCAGCATTCACAAGAACCACGAGGTGGTGAATATCTTCACGAGGGAGGCCGACGAGGTGAGTGCCTCGCTTCCTGAGATTGTAGCGGAGATCAGGAAGATTCCGCATTCGTTCATCGTGGACTGCGAGATTATTCCGTTCGAGCACTCGCCGAAAGCGTTCCAGGAACTGATAAAGCGGCTCAGGCGGAAATATCGCGTTGACGAGTTTGCACGGAAGATCCCGGTGAAGCTGTACGTCTTTGACCTGCTGTATCTCGACGGTGAAGCGCTGATTGATACGCCGTTACTAGAGCGGCGCACGCTTTTGAAGACAGTTATTCCGCCGACCGAACGCATAGAAATTGCGACCTGCATGCTGACAAAGAGCAGCGCAGAAGCGCGGATCATGTTCCAGGAAGCGCTTGATAAAGGCTTTGAGGGACTGATGATAAAGAATCCCGACTCACGATATACGCCGGGGAAACGAGGTAACGAATGGTTGAAGCTGAAACCAGAGGCGGAGACGCTGGATCTGGTCGTTGTTGCGGTCGAATACGGTCACGGTAAGCGCGCACATCAGCTCTCGGATTACACCTTTGCCACACGGGACCGCGATGGGACTCTCACGCCGATCGCGAAGGCTTTTGGAGGCTTAAAAGATGCGGAGATCGAAGATATGACAGCGTACTTCAAGGGGATTGCACGCGAGCAGCAGGGCCGGACGTTTACAGTCGAGCCGAAGGTTGTGGTCGAGTTGAAATTCGACGAGATACAGAAGAGCTCGTTATATGAGATAGGCTACGCGCTCCGATTCCCGCGCATCAAGCGGATACGCTGGGACCTCTCGGTCGATGAGATCGATACGATAGAGACGGTAGAAAAGATTTTCGGGCGGCAAAAACGAAGCGCTTAG
- a CDS encoding CBS domain-containing protein: protein MKVREIMTRPIVTEDEDAPVIKIARDMKELNIGSVVITREGSPTGIITERNIALHVLLKDRKASEVTAKEIMSFPLTTIESDASVEEACDLVAKSNIKRLPVVENGVLIGIVTLRNILTRKPEYIKRFYPGTRTLASGWTLDRLERSFSECEGIFAGNNIKHCKQKMKEVSEELSDLASYYVDDKELRDLYIRMKELYQDVDESEDEAGISMGDLKKRLEEILRKFRHTMFMRKRQSFSSFSGSSWLRDLRRQKEKKRRLPYKRTRPL, encoded by the coding sequence ATGAAAGTCCGCGAGATAATGACCCGCCCGATCGTCACCGAAGATGAAGACGCACCCGTCATTAAAATAGCGAGGGATATGAAAGAGTTAAACATAGGGAGCGTCGTTATAACGAGGGAGGGCAGTCCCACAGGTATCATTACCGAACGTAACATCGCATTACATGTTCTCTTAAAGGATAGGAAGGCGAGTGAGGTAACGGCCAAAGAGATCATGTCGTTCCCATTGACCACTATAGAGTCGGATGCATCGGTAGAGGAAGCGTGTGATCTCGTAGCAAAGAGCAATATTAAACGGCTGCCGGTGGTTGAAAATGGCGTGCTCATTGGTATTGTAACTCTGAGAAACATCTTAACACGAAAGCCCGAGTATATAAAACGGTTCTATCCGGGGACGCGCACGTTAGCAAGTGGGTGGACGCTCGACAGGCTTGAACGATCTTTTAGCGAGTGCGAAGGGATCTTTGCGGGGAACAACATCAAGCACTGCAAGCAGAAGATGAAAGAAGTATCTGAAGAACTGAGCGATCTTGCGAGTTACTACGTGGACGACAAGGAGTTGAGGGACCTCTATATACGGATGAAAGAGCTCTATCAGGATGTTGATGAAAGCGAAGATGAGGCGGGAATTTCGATGGGAGACCTGAAGAAGCGGTTAGAGGAGATTTTGAGAAAATTCCGCCATACCATGTTCATGCGAAAGCGCCAATCATTCTCCAGCTTCTCCGGGAGTTCCTGGTTACGAGATCTCCGCCGTCAAAAAGAGAAAAAGCGTCGTTTACCCTATAAAAGAACTCGACCGCTGTGA
- a CDS encoding F0F1 ATP synthase subunit C, with product MLCVFLLLTGVSVGLATAQEEAAAGGITDKSWIALASGIAMGASALGAGYAVAATGVAAAGATAEKPEISGRVLIFVALAEAIAIYGLLIAFMLWTKL from the coding sequence ATGCTTTGCGTATTTTTGCTACTCACGGGTGTAAGTGTCGGACTTGCAACGGCCCAAGAAGAAGCAGCGGCGGGGGGGATTACAGATAAGTCTTGGATAGCACTGGCGTCGGGTATCGCAATGGGTGCCTCGGCGTTAGGTGCGGGATATGCGGTAGCGGCTACCGGTGTAGCGGCTGCCGGAGCGACGGCGGAAAAACCCGAAATATCTGGGCGGGTACTGATCTTCGTCGCTCTAGCGGAAGCAATTGCGATCTACGGGCTTTTGATTGCGTTCATGCTCTGGACAAAGCTATAA
- a CDS encoding HEAT repeat domain-containing protein, with protein MGLFYLVKLNVANVEEMKEKGDVKGLINALESAKDPRVRMCAARALGALRDKSAGTSLVQALKDEESEVRYEAAEALGKIKSANAAEHLVQALKDEERDVRTSVVEALTSIGKPAEEHLVQALEANDSDIRMGAAAALDKLGWQPGNDTERVQYLLAKRDWNELTTVGETAVEPLIRALEDDDWEVRTSAADALGTIGDARAVEPLILALHDEYWNVNRAAEKTLCTIGEPAIEPLILALEDDDKKVRASAAEALGRIPNKRAFASLVQVLSDEDVVVRTSAAEALEKLNWQPADDTERVQYLLAKRDWKRLARLGEPAVEPLIHALRDNESEVRKRAAEALGAIGDKRAVELLVQALKDEYRDVNRSAADALGKIRDANAVELLIQALIDGSEDVRWGAARALGAIGDKRAVEPLIQALKDEESDVRYEAAVALGTLGEAAVESLIQALKDKDSFVRKKAAEALGTIGDARAIEPLIQALRDKDSDVRKGAAVTLNKLGWKPSDDTERILYLIARRDWKELARLGEPAVTILIPHLEDGASKVRAGAAEALGKIGDGRAVGPLVRALKDEKARPSRRLTVQEAMEDALETIKKKG; from the coding sequence ATGGGGCTATTTTATTTGGTCAAGCTGAACGTGGCAAATGTGGAAGAGATGAAGGAGAAGGGGGATGTTAAGGGCTTAATCAACGCGTTGGAATCCGCGAAGGATCCACGAGTTCGGATGTGCGCAGCACGAGCTCTTGGCGCTTTAAGGGATAAAAGTGCGGGAACGTCCCTCGTTCAGGCTCTAAAGGATGAAGAGAGCGAAGTCCGATATGAAGCAGCAGAGGCTCTTGGAAAGATAAAAAGTGCAAATGCCGCAGAACACCTCGTCCAGGCTCTGAAGGACGAAGAGCGCGACGTTCGAACGAGCGTAGTGGAAGCTCTTACAAGTATAGGAAAACCAGCGGAAGAACACCTCGTCCAGGCTCTGGAAGCTAACGATAGCGATATTCGAATGGGCGCGGCAGCGGCGCTCGACAAACTTGGCTGGCAGCCCGGGAATGATACCGAACGAGTCCAGTACTTACTTGCAAAGAGAGACTGGAACGAATTAACGACCGTGGGCGAAACAGCAGTAGAACCCCTCATTCGGGCTTTGGAGGATGACGACTGGGAAGTTCGAACGAGCGCAGCAGATGCTCTTGGTACGATTGGAGATGCGAGAGCGGTTGAACCGCTCATTCTGGCTTTGCATGACGAATATTGGAATGTTAATAGAGCAGCAGAAAAAACACTTTGCACGATCGGCGAACCGGCGATTGAACCGCTCATTCTGGCTTTGGAGGATGACGACAAGAAGGTTCGAGCGAGCGCAGCAGAAGCTCTTGGGCGGATACCAAATAAACGAGCGTTCGCGTCTCTCGTCCAGGTTCTGAGTGACGAAGACGTCGTGGTCCGAACGAGCGCAGCAGAAGCACTCGAGAAACTAAACTGGCAGCCCGCAGATGATACCGAACGAGTTCAGTACTTACTCGCAAAGAGAGACTGGAAAAGGTTGGCGAGATTAGGCGAGCCAGCAGTAGAGCCCCTTATTCATGCTCTGCGGGATAACGAGAGCGAGGTTCGGAAGCGCGCAGCAGAAGCTCTTGGTGCTATAGGCGATAAAAGAGCAGTAGAGCTGCTCGTTCAGGCTCTGAAGGATGAGTACCGGGATGTTAATAGAAGCGCAGCAGATGCTCTTGGTAAGATCAGAGATGCAAACGCGGTAGAATTGCTCATTCAGGCATTGATTGATGGAAGCGAGGATGTCCGTTGGGGAGCCGCAAGAGCTCTTGGTGCTATAGGCGATAAAAGAGCAGTAGAGCCGCTCATTCAGGCTCTGAAGGATGAGGAGAGCGACGTTCGATACGAAGCAGCAGTGGCTCTTGGTACTCTGGGCGAAGCAGCAGTGGAGTCGCTCATCCAGGCTTTGAAGGACAAAGATAGCTTTGTTCGAAAGAAAGCAGCGGAAGCTCTTGGTACGATCGGAGATGCAAGAGCGATCGAACCGCTTATTCAGGCTTTGCGGGATAAGGATAGTGATGTTCGAAAGGGAGCAGCAGTGACGCTTAACAAACTCGGCTGGAAACCCAGCGACGATACCGAACGGATTCTTTACTTAATTGCGCGGAGAGACTGGAAAGAATTGGCGAGATTAGGAGAACCGGCAGTAACAATCCTCATTCCGCATCTGGAGGACGGCGCTAGTAAAGTTCGTGCGGGAGCAGCAGAAGCCCTTGGAAAGATTGGGGATGGAAGAGCGGTAGGGCCACTCGTTCGCGCCTTAAAGGATGAAAAAGCGCGTCCTTCCCGCCGGCTCACGGTTCAAGAAGCGATGGAAGACGCTTTAGAAACGATCAAGAAGAAAGGGTAG
- a CDS encoding AAA family ATPase — translation MISRIPPELRAALAPGAGYSLLLKGMPGTGKTMLAFEILNEFGGENAVYLSTRVSLPALYTQLPWLEARADMISVIDATKLYPSQKGFSGLRSFSDVLYEKLGEAEKTATLVIDSWEAITSEEKEEKIEELEAAITSMVRQYAMQYKMNLILISERTGTTRLDYLVDGIIEMSRIAVDNRRGREMLLEKLRGVRVDQHHYGFTLDDGRFRYFPPFERRRVEKPRRVETIPNTATHLSTGCVELDAILDGGLSKGSTAIIEYGDDLSLLGYQSIIAHMIINCIQQGTHCVVIPSSGWDERRLRRGIVPFVNEEDYLKYLTVFEIRKAKAEGCMWCGGEVASTTDAEAAEREETRANVKVLGGLSMDEDFPLFADFITHLKPPVMVIIGTDLLEFQYRLKTLGNLEEALELFSYWVMELREAGNVGVFGMPSESALSSGLGQMVTTRFKLAVLDRSVVLYCNRPDTKLHCLENVITEDTLRLALTPFV, via the coding sequence ATGATTAGTAGAATTCCACCGGAATTGAGGGCGGCGCTAGCGCCGGGTGCGGGCTATTCGCTGCTGTTGAAGGGCATGCCTGGCACGGGGAAGACGATGCTCGCTTTCGAGATCCTCAACGAGTTCGGCGGCGAGAACGCCGTTTATCTCTCGACGCGGGTCTCATTGCCCGCGCTGTACACGCAATTGCCCTGGCTGGAAGCACGTGCAGACATGATCAGCGTGATCGACGCAACGAAGCTGTATCCGTCACAGAAAGGCTTTTCTGGCTTACGGTCCTTCTCGGACGTGCTGTACGAGAAATTGGGCGAGGCGGAAAAAACCGCGACGCTCGTCATTGATAGCTGGGAAGCGATAACCTCGGAAGAGAAGGAGGAGAAGATCGAGGAACTGGAAGCGGCGATCACCAGCATGGTACGGCAATACGCCATGCAATACAAAATGAATTTGATACTCATATCCGAACGAACCGGCACGACCCGGCTCGATTACCTCGTTGACGGCATCATCGAGATGAGCCGCATAGCCGTAGATAACCGGCGAGGCCGGGAAATGCTGTTAGAGAAGCTACGGGGCGTCCGCGTAGACCAGCACCACTACGGCTTTACGTTAGATGACGGCCGATTCCGCTATTTCCCGCCATTCGAGCGGCGGCGAGTGGAGAAGCCGAGACGCGTGGAGACGATACCGAATACCGCCACGCATCTCTCGACCGGGTGTGTGGAATTAGATGCGATTCTGGACGGCGGCTTGAGTAAGGGAAGCACGGCCATTATCGAGTACGGCGACGATTTATCGCTCCTGGGGTACCAATCGATCATCGCGCACATGATTATCAACTGCATCCAGCAAGGGACTCATTGCGTGGTGATCCCGAGCAGTGGCTGGGATGAGCGGCGATTACGGCGCGGTATCGTGCCGTTTGTGAATGAGGAGGACTATCTGAAATATCTTACCGTCTTCGAGATACGAAAGGCAAAGGCCGAGGGCTGTATGTGGTGCGGCGGTGAGGTTGCGAGCACCACGGACGCTGAGGCAGCAGAACGCGAAGAGACGAGAGCGAACGTGAAGGTTCTGGGCGGGCTGTCGATGGATGAAGATTTTCCACTCTTCGCCGATTTCATTACGCATTTAAAACCTCCCGTCATGGTCATTATCGGAACGGACTTGTTAGAGTTCCAGTATCGTTTGAAAACGCTGGGTAACCTCGAGGAAGCGTTGGAGTTATTCTCGTACTGGGTAATGGAATTGCGGGAGGCGGGAAACGTAGGAGTATTTGGCATGCCGAGCGAGAGCGCGCTGAGCTCGGGGCTGGGTCAAATGGTGACCACGCGCTTTAAGCTGGCCGTACTCGATCGGAGTGTGGTCCTCTATTGCAATCGCCCGGACACCAAACTGCATTGCCTTGAGAACGTCATTACCGAAGACACGCTCAGGTTAGCGCTCACGCCATTTGTATGA